The following are from one region of the Nostoc cf. commune SO-36 genome:
- a CDS encoding ABC transporter substrate-binding protein: MIQLRKFKQLIAFTLVGLLTSWIVSCSTGNVSTTTKQANSGAATVEFWTMQLQPQFNDYFKSLIANFESENPGIKINWVDVPWAAMENKILTAVSAKTPPDVVNLNPGFASQLAGRNAWLDLDAKVPNDVRSSYLPNIWKASILNGKSFGIPWYLTTRLTIYNTDLLKQAGINKVPATYAELAQAAQQIKDKTGKYAFFVTFVPQDSGEVLESFVQMGVTLIDAEGKAAFNSAPGKAAFQYWVDLYKKGLLPKEALTQGHRHAIDLYQSGETAFLASGPEFLKTIANNAPKIAQASEIAPQLTGDTGKKNVAVMNIVIPRDSKQPDGAVKFALFVTNDENQLAFAKAANVLPSTIKALSNSYFKDVPANASTIEKARVVTAEQLQQAEILTPTLKDFNKLQKAVYENLQAAMLDQKTVDKAVEDAAQEWNSTRS, encoded by the coding sequence ATGATTCAATTACGAAAATTTAAACAACTTATTGCTTTTACACTGGTGGGCTTATTAACCAGTTGGATTGTAAGTTGCAGCACAGGGAATGTTAGTACAACTACAAAACAAGCTAATTCAGGAGCGGCAACTGTTGAATTTTGGACGATGCAACTCCAACCTCAATTTAACGACTACTTCAAAAGCCTAATTGCGAATTTTGAATCGGAAAATCCAGGTATAAAGATTAACTGGGTTGATGTACCTTGGGCAGCAATGGAGAACAAAATATTAACAGCTGTCTCCGCAAAAACGCCACCTGATGTAGTTAACTTGAATCCGGGTTTTGCTTCCCAACTTGCCGGGCGAAATGCCTGGTTAGATTTAGATGCAAAAGTCCCAAACGATGTACGTTCCTCCTATCTACCGAATATCTGGAAAGCAAGCATACTTAATGGCAAGAGTTTTGGGATTCCCTGGTATCTCACCACACGGCTAACCATTTATAACACTGATTTATTAAAACAGGCAGGTATCAATAAAGTCCCTGCGACCTACGCAGAATTGGCACAAGCGGCGCAACAAATTAAAGATAAGACGGGGAAATATGCCTTTTTTGTGACTTTCGTACCGCAAGATTCCGGTGAAGTGCTGGAATCTTTCGTGCAAATGGGAGTCACCCTAATAGATGCTGAAGGAAAAGCGGCGTTTAATTCAGCACCAGGTAAAGCAGCGTTTCAATACTGGGTAGACTTGTATAAAAAAGGGTTGCTTCCGAAAGAAGCTTTAACCCAAGGACATCGCCACGCGATCGATTTATACCAATCTGGAGAGACTGCGTTTCTCGCTTCTGGGCCAGAGTTTCTGAAAACGATCGCAAATAATGCCCCGAAAATTGCTCAAGCTTCAGAAATAGCACCTCAACTCACTGGTGACACAGGTAAGAAAAATGTCGCGGTGATGAACATAGTTATTCCCCGCGATAGCAAACAACCAGATGGGGCTGTCAAGTTTGCTTTATTTGTTACTAATGACGAAAATCAGTTAGCCTTTGCTAAAGCTGCAAATGTCCTACCTTCTACAATCAAAGCATTGTCTAATAGTTACTTTAAAGATGTTCCAGCTAATGCTTCAACAATAGAAAAAGCACGGGTTGTCACTGCCGAGCAACTGCAACAAGCAGAAATATTAACCCCTACTTTGAAGGATTTTAACAAACTACAAAAGGCAGTTTACGAAAACTTGCAAGCAGCAATGTTAGACCAAAAAACTGTTGATAAAGCCGTAGAAGATGCGGCGCAAGAGTGGAACAGTACTAGGAGTTAG